The proteins below come from a single Mesobacillus jeotgali genomic window:
- a CDS encoding DUF896 domain-containing protein, which yields MLSSDKIARINELARKAKSSKLTEEEAKEQTKLRAEYLQSFRSSMLNTLKGVTIVDPEGNDVTPDKLKEEKTKNKLH from the coding sequence AAGTGATAAAATTGCTAGAATCAATGAACTGGCAAGGAAAGCAAAATCATCAAAGTTGACAGAAGAAGAAGCAAAGGAACAAACAAAGCTTCGTGCGGAATATCTACAATCTTTCCGATCTTCTATGCTTAATACACTTAAAGGTGTTACCATTGTGGATCCTGAAGGCAATGATGTTACCCCTGATAAGCTCAAAGAAGAAAAAACGAAGAACAAGCTTCATTAA